Within the Paenibacillus sp. AN1007 genome, the region AACCAGCGCTGCTGGTTCAAAGGAAGTAATAACGACATCATGCTGCATATGTCTTTTGCGGAGCTCATGAATTACGGCTGCAGGCAGGCCTGGATACATGTCCCCTTGTGTTTTCAGTTCAATATTTAACCGAACTTTGCCGCATGTACGATCCAGAACTTCGCTGAGGGAAGGAATACGCTCACCTGTGTAGTTCTTGCCTTTCCATGATCCTGCATCCAGCAGTTTCAGCGCAGCCCAGTCCGTATCCTTCACTCGTCCCCTGCCATTCGTCGTACGTTCCAACGTGAAATCGTGGATGACTACAGGCACACCGTCTCGTGATAACTGCACATCCAGCTCCAGCCATTGAACTTCCGGTCTTTCCATCGCCATACTAAATGCTGCCATCGTGTTCTCCGGTGCAGTGGAAGAAAACCCACGATGGGCTACACACAGATTGTTCATGATCATCTCTCCTCAGCAGTGTTTTCTTAGTTAGGTACCGCAGTTCCATCCGCGTTAACCCGAACGCCTGGCGACAGCTTCGCCATCTGTTCCAGCAGAAGCCGGTTTGCATCATCAAGCATGGGCACAGCCTGCCCAAGTGCAGCCTCGTACGGAATTACTTTCATGCTGCATGCTGCATCCCGGCTGCAGCTCGCCTGAAATACAGCTGTTTTCCAGGTTTCTTCATTCGTTGATCTCGTGAAAATAAAATTCCCTGTACTATAGGCAATCCATTTTCCCTTGTAGTACTCAAGCCCTTGCAAAACATGAGGGTGACCGCCGATGACCAGATCAGCACCGGCATCCACAAACGCATGGGCAAGCCGCGTTTGATCCGCATTCGGCGTACTTACACGTTCCACTCCCCAGTGGACAGCAACGATGACCAGGTCAGCTTTCTTCTTTGCCTCCTGTATCGCTGCTGCTGCTCTCGTTGGATCATAAGCTTCCGCCACACCAGCCCGATTACCGTCTGCCTTCCAGCTCGCTACCGGAACAACCCGACTGAAACCAAGCAGCGCGATCTTCATGCCTTTACGTTCGAAATAAGCAGGCTCGTAGGCCTCTTCAGCATTCATTCCTGCACCGGTATGAGCAATCCCATAATCCTTGAGATAACTCAGGGTATCCACCAGACCCTCTACACCTTGGTCCAGAATGTGATTGTTAGCCAAGTTAACGGCATCAAATCCTGCGGCCGCCATAGCTTGCAAAGCTTTGGGCGAGGATTTATAGACGTACGTTTTGTCCGCTGCGCTCGTACCGCCGTGGGTTACAGGGGTCTCCAGATTACCGATTGTCAGATCATCATCCTGAAACATGCTGCCCAGCTTGGCAAACGGATAGTTATAGCCGTTCTTCTCCAGCAGCTCTGCCACTTTACCGGAAAATTGAATATCACCTACAAAATGAATCGTGACGTTCTTGGACGGATCCGATGTTGGAGTTGTTCCTTTGTGATCCGCCTTCCCCGAGTTCCCTTGTTCCGAGTTTGCAGGTTTGGTTCCCGCAGCGGGTTTTTCGGCGCCTGTCCCCGGTGTTTCTCCTGCACCTTCTTCAGTACGATCTCCGGTATTATTGTCCGATGCTGCATCCGTCTTCTCATCAGCCGGGACGGAATTCTCATCCGACTTGTCGGCCGGTTCATCCTCTGGCATGGTTAAAGCATCCCCGCCCTGATTATCGATTTTCGATGGTGGCTCCTGCTGCACAACCTCTTGACTGGCAGGCTGTTCAGGCTGCTGGACACGTGTGTTTAGCATATAAAATACGCCGATAAGACCAATCGATGCAATCAATATGACATTGATGATTCTGATCTTTATATTACGGGTCCGCCTTACTTTTTTCTTCACTGAGCTTCGCTGTGATCTTGGGGGATACATAAGCAACTCCTCTTCTGTACAAAAGTTCCATATGCATACCATTATATCAAGCATATTCTGGATGTACACTTTTCCTTTTAAACTGCTTATCAGGATAAAAAAACAGCCGCCGCATCATTCAACACAAAAAAAGAAGCCGTCTCTTCTGTACATCCTGCTACAGTGAAGACGGCGAATATATACGATCTATGATTCACTTCGCGGTGAGCTGCGCAGCGGCCTGCACGGACATTTCTTTTGCTTGTCTGATACAATCCGGCAGCCCTACCCCTTCATATCCGGCTCCCGCGATGTAAACACCCGGAATTTTATCTCCAAGCTCTTGGCGAAGGTTGGCAAGCTGCTGCAGATGGCCGACAGGATACTGCGGCATTGATTTTC harbors:
- a CDS encoding glycerophosphodiester phosphodiesterase family protein, with product MNNLCVAHRGFSSTAPENTMAAFSMAMERPEVQWLELDVQLSRDGVPVVIHDFTLERTTNGRGRVKDTDWAALKLLDAGSWKGKNYTGERIPSLSEVLDRTCGKVRLNIELKTQGDMYPGLPAAVIHELRKRHMQHDVVITSFEPAALVEVKKLAPELQTGLIIDAKPADLLAALKQMHCTFLSLGYTNVDKALMSEMNAAGIRVMAWTVDDKAVMKKLAAIDPDVMICTNRPDVWEEAFQETSSRFFRP
- a CDS encoding CapA family protein, which codes for MYPPRSQRSSVKKKVRRTRNIKIRIINVILIASIGLIGVFYMLNTRVQQPEQPASQEVVQQEPPSKIDNQGGDALTMPEDEPADKSDENSVPADEKTDAASDNNTGDRTEEGAGETPGTGAEKPAAGTKPANSEQGNSGKADHKGTTPTSDPSKNVTIHFVGDIQFSGKVAELLEKNGYNYPFAKLGSMFQDDDLTIGNLETPVTHGGTSAADKTYVYKSSPKALQAMAAAGFDAVNLANNHILDQGVEGLVDTLSYLKDYGIAHTGAGMNAEEAYEPAYFERKGMKIALLGFSRVVPVASWKADGNRAGVAEAYDPTRAAAAIQEAKKKADLVIVAVHWGVERVSTPNADQTRLAHAFVDAGADLVIGGHPHVLQGLEYYKGKWIAYSTGNFIFTRSTNEETWKTAVFQASCSRDAACSMKVIPYEAALGQAVPMLDDANRLLLEQMAKLSPGVRVNADGTAVPN